One part of the Marichromatium purpuratum 984 genome encodes these proteins:
- a CDS encoding DUF5063 domain-containing protein, with amino-acid sequence MEVLTRPSPVSDAPCSELVSLVQRYCSLIESSTRGRLHWLPEVAVLLPRLHALIAPLSAAGLGAGHVPPVDLDARFELFSHLRRLLADRDAYWLEFDLASEGDEAMSGSLADDLTDIYCELKAGLCAYDEDPEWALAAWCAGYELHWSRHLLDAERHLSMLIADGRL; translated from the coding sequence ATGGAAGTCCTTACCCGCCCATCGCCCGTTTCCGATGCGCCCTGCAGCGAACTCGTTTCGCTGGTGCAGCGCTACTGCAGTCTGATCGAGTCATCGACCCGTGGCCGGTTGCACTGGTTGCCTGAGGTGGCCGTGCTGCTGCCCAGGCTGCATGCGCTCATCGCCCCGTTGAGCGCAGCTGGGCTGGGTGCCGGCCATGTGCCGCCGGTCGATCTCGATGCCCGCTTCGAACTCTTCTCCCATCTGCGTCGGTTACTCGCCGATCGTGACGCCTACTGGCTCGAGTTCGATCTCGCCAGCGAGGGAGACGAGGCCATGTCCGGCAGTCTCGCCGACGATCTGACCGACATCTACTGCGAACTCAAGGCGGGGCTGTGCGCCTACGACGAGGATCCGGAGTGGGCGCTGGCGGCTTGGTGCGCGGGCTATGAGCTGCACTGGTCGCGTCATCTGCTCGATGCTGAGCGCCATCTCTCCATGTTGATCGCCGACGGTCGGCTCTGA
- the thiE gene encoding thiamine phosphate synthase: MSRELHGLYAITPTAPDPRPLTERVAEAIAGGARLIQFRDKGSDARAREQQARALLECCHAGGARLVINDDLALAARIRADGVHLGRDDGDPRAARALLGEHAIIGVSCYDALERARRAEAAGASYVAFGSFFASPTKPAALRATPELLDAARREINLPRVAIGGITPQNGGLLIAAGADMLAVVSGVFAAGDIAVAARAYTSLFPKESS; encoded by the coding sequence ATGAGCCGGGAACTGCACGGACTCTATGCCATCACCCCCACCGCCCCGGACCCGCGCCCGCTTACCGAGCGCGTGGCCGAGGCCATCGCCGGCGGTGCCCGGCTGATCCAGTTCCGCGACAAGGGGAGTGACGCACGCGCGCGCGAACAACAAGCGCGCGCGCTGCTTGAGTGCTGCCACGCCGGCGGCGCGCGGCTGGTCATCAATGACGACCTCGCGCTCGCCGCACGCATCCGGGCCGACGGCGTCCATCTCGGGCGCGACGACGGCGATCCGCGCGCCGCCCGCGCCCTGCTCGGCGAGCACGCCATCATCGGCGTCTCCTGCTACGACGCGCTCGAACGCGCCCGTCGAGCGGAAGCCGCGGGTGCGAGCTATGTCGCCTTCGGCAGCTTCTTCGCCTCGCCGACCAAGCCCGCCGCGCTACGCGCCACCCCCGAACTGCTCGACGCCGCACGGCGCGAGATCAACCTGCCACGAGTTGCGATCGGTGGGATCACGCCACAAAATGGCGGTTTGCTGATCGCGGCGGGGGCGGACATGCTCGCCGTCGTCAGCGGAGTCTTCGCGGCGGGCGATATCGCCGTCGCGGCCCGCGCCTACACCTCACTGTTCCCCAAGGAGTCCTCCTGA
- the erpA gene encoding iron-sulfur cluster insertion protein ErpA, which produces MSADAATDAPLVFTPSAASKVAALIAEEGNPELMLRVYIQGGGCSGFQYGFTFEERTEDGDTEVVTDGVKLLVDPMSMQYLMGAEIDYTEGLHGAQFVIRNPNATTTCGCGSSFSA; this is translated from the coding sequence ATGAGCGCCGATGCCGCGACCGATGCCCCACTGGTCTTCACCCCGTCGGCCGCCTCGAAGGTGGCGGCGCTGATCGCCGAGGAGGGTAATCCGGAGCTGATGCTGCGCGTCTACATCCAAGGCGGTGGCTGCTCCGGTTTTCAATATGGTTTCACCTTCGAGGAGCGTACCGAGGACGGCGACACCGAGGTCGTCACCGACGGCGTCAAGCTGCTCGTCGATCCGATGAGCATGCAATATCTGATGGGAGCCGAGATCGACTACACCGAGGGGCTGCACGGTGCCCAGTTCGTGATCCGCAATCCCAATGCCACCACCACTTGCGGTTGCGGGTCGTCGTTCTCGGCCTGA
- a CDS encoding rubredoxin yields the protein MKTYLCIVCGLIYDEAEGWPEDGIAPGTRWADVPADWRCPECGAGKEDFEMVEV from the coding sequence ATGAAGACCTATCTCTGTATTGTCTGTGGACTGATCTACGACGAGGCCGAGGGTTGGCCCGAGGACGGCATCGCGCCCGGCACCCGCTGGGCCGATGTCCCGGCCGACTGGCGCTGTCCCGAGTGTGGTGCCGGCAAGGAGGATTTCGAGATGGTCGAGGTGTGA
- a CDS encoding GntR family transcriptional regulator — MTKASNASTEPSSTIADRIFDQMRQAIVEGGIPAGSKISEPVLAARYGISRGPLREALRRLESIKLVERRANVGARVIQLNSDQLLEIYDVREALEGMAARIAAERMPEEAIEELKALLAHHRGDIARDDWQTYFQEEGDLDFHFRIVQGGGNRRLVDILCNDLYHLARMYRCQFGMRSERARDALKEHELVVDAIAARDGELAEWLMRRHIRASREAIARRLVP; from the coding sequence ATGACAAAGGCCTCCAACGCCTCAACCGAGCCCAGCTCCACCATCGCCGATCGCATCTTCGACCAGATGCGTCAGGCGATCGTCGAGGGCGGCATCCCCGCGGGCAGCAAGATCAGCGAGCCGGTGCTCGCCGCCCGCTACGGGATCAGCCGCGGGCCGCTGCGCGAGGCATTGCGTCGGCTCGAGTCGATCAAGCTGGTCGAGCGCCGCGCCAACGTCGGCGCCCGAGTGATCCAGCTCAACAGCGACCAACTGCTCGAGATCTACGACGTGCGCGAGGCGCTCGAGGGCATGGCCGCACGGATCGCCGCCGAGCGCATGCCGGAGGAAGCGATCGAGGAACTCAAGGCGCTGCTGGCCCATCATCGCGGTGACATCGCCCGCGACGACTGGCAGACCTACTTCCAGGAGGAGGGGGATCTGGATTTCCACTTCCGCATCGTCCAGGGCGGCGGCAACCGCCGACTGGTCGACATCCTCTGCAACGATCTCTACCACCTGGCGCGGATGTATCGCTGCCAGTTCGGGATGCGGAGCGAGCGGGCGCGGGATGCGCTCAAGGAGCACGAACTCGTCGTCGACGCCATCGCGGCGCGCGACGGCGAGCTGGCGGAGTGGCTGATGCGTCGCCACATCCGCGCCTCGCGCGAGGCCATCGCCCGGCGCCTCGTCCCATAG
- a CDS encoding HesB/IscA family protein, which translates to MSAALTDAELTLTAPAQAKMQELFSQVDATVQGVRVFASPGGCSGVSFGMTFTDAINDNDGVLECDGFKVVVDDGTLEYLRGVEIDFSDDGEGTATFVFNNLPQVQGGGCSSCGSGSGCS; encoded by the coding sequence ATGTCCGCAGCGCTCACCGACGCGGAGCTGACCCTGACGGCACCGGCCCAGGCGAAGATGCAGGAGTTGTTCTCACAGGTCGACGCGACCGTTCAGGGGGTTCGCGTGTTCGCCTCGCCCGGCGGTTGCAGCGGCGTCAGCTTCGGCATGACCTTCACCGACGCCATCAACGACAACGATGGCGTGCTCGAGTGCGATGGCTTCAAGGTCGTGGTCGACGATGGCACGCTGGAGTATCTTCGCGGCGTCGAGATCGATTTCTCCGATGATGGCGAAGGTACTGCGACCTTCGTCTTCAACAACCTCCCCCAGGTCCAGGGCGGTGGTTGCTCCAGCTGTGGTTCCGGCAGCGGTTGCAGCTGA
- the thiD gene encoding bifunctional hydroxymethylpyrimidine kinase/phosphomethylpyrimidine kinase gives MTNDSAERAAVLCIGGHDPSGGAGIMADAEAIAAHGGFAVSAISALTDQDTCGVRAIHAQPAEQLEAQCRTLIADSAPRAIKVGLLGSSRAVRVISTLADEHPELPLVLDPVLASGSGQRVADAAVLNQLRHNLIARSTLVTPNLPEARTLTDLQDPEQCAERLLGSGARWVLITGTHDTTEQVTNRLYGRDGSRHEWHWLRLPGEYHGSGCTLASAIAARLATGEPMVEAVAAAQDYTWNTLRHAFRTGRCQLTPNRFYANAAS, from the coding sequence ATGACCAATGACAGCGCTGAGCGAGCGGCAGTGCTCTGCATCGGCGGACACGACCCGAGCGGCGGCGCCGGCATCATGGCCGATGCCGAGGCGATCGCCGCGCACGGCGGCTTCGCGGTGAGCGCGATCAGCGCACTGACCGACCAGGACACCTGCGGCGTGCGCGCCATCCACGCCCAGCCGGCCGAGCAACTCGAAGCCCAGTGCCGCACCCTGATCGCCGACAGCGCGCCACGCGCGATCAAGGTCGGACTGCTCGGCAGCTCGCGCGCCGTCCGCGTCATCTCCACCCTCGCCGACGAACACCCCGAGCTACCGCTGGTGCTCGACCCGGTGCTCGCATCGGGCAGTGGCCAGCGCGTCGCCGACGCCGCCGTCCTCAATCAGCTGCGCCACAATCTGATCGCGCGCAGCACCCTGGTGACTCCCAACCTGCCCGAGGCGCGCACCCTCACCGACCTGCAGGACCCGGAACAATGCGCTGAGCGACTGCTCGGCAGCGGCGCGCGCTGGGTGTTGATCACCGGCACCCACGACACCACCGAGCAGGTCACCAATCGTCTCTATGGTCGCGACGGCTCGCGCCACGAATGGCACTGGCTGCGCCTGCCCGGCGAGTACCACGGCTCGGGCTGCACCCTGGCGAGTGCCATCGCGGCGCGGCTGGCCACGGGCGAACCCATGGTCGAGGCGGTAGCCGCGGCCCAGGACTACACCTGGAACACGCTCAGGCACGCCTTCCGCACCGGTCGCTGCCAACTCACCCCCAACCGCTTCTACGCCAACGCCGCGTCATGA
- a CDS encoding DUF6776 family protein, producing the protein MTHRAERSARGGALLACLFFIALACGVGYELGRIPARTQLAPELARIAIEHEALIGELDAVRQQALILERDRAIERETVRVLQSRLEAAQEVRLEQARELSYLKRLVQAGDKGAVRAHDLRLSAQPRPRRYGYDFLLTQLVDGVGQVEGRVVLIIEGVRGDEPARLRLDELTAEPATIDMDFEHYQHCSGWFMLPEDFVPQLVVIEVEPDGKRLAATSASFPWPLELID; encoded by the coding sequence ATGACGCATCGTGCTGAGCGGTCGGCGCGGGGGGGCGCGCTGCTGGCGTGTCTGTTCTTCATTGCGCTCGCCTGCGGCGTTGGCTACGAACTCGGCCGCATCCCGGCGCGCACCCAGCTTGCCCCGGAGTTGGCCAGAATCGCGATCGAGCACGAGGCGCTGATCGGCGAACTCGATGCGGTACGCCAGCAGGCACTGATCCTCGAGCGTGATCGGGCGATCGAGCGCGAGACGGTGCGGGTGCTGCAGTCGCGTCTGGAAGCGGCGCAGGAGGTGCGGCTCGAGCAGGCGCGCGAACTCTCCTATCTCAAGCGTCTGGTGCAGGCCGGTGACAAGGGCGCGGTCCGCGCGCACGATCTGCGGCTGTCGGCGCAGCCACGGCCGCGCCGCTATGGCTACGACTTCCTGCTCACCCAGCTCGTCGACGGGGTGGGTCAGGTCGAGGGGCGGGTGGTGCTGATCATCGAGGGGGTGCGCGGCGACGAGCCGGCACGGCTGCGGCTCGATGAGCTGACTGCCGAGCCGGCGACGATCGACATGGACTTCGAGCACTATCAGCACTGCTCGGGCTGGTTCATGCTGCCCGAGGACTTTGTCCCGCAGCTGGTGGTGATCGAGGTCGAGCCGGACGGCAAGCGTCTGGCGGCAACCAGCGCCTCCTTCCCCTGGCCGCTGGAGCTGATCGACTAG
- the argC gene encoding N-acetyl-gamma-glutamyl-phosphate reductase — protein MFKVGIVGGTGYTGAELLRILARHPEVEIAVITSRGEAGLPVAELFPHLRGHVDLCFSAPDAETLGGCDLVFFATPNGTAMKLVPELLARGTRVVDLAADFRIKDVAEWERWYGMSHACPELVAEAVYGLPEVNRAAIREARLVANPGCYPTAVTLGLLPLLEAGVVDPSWLIADGKSGVSGAGRKANVGQLMAEVGESFKAYAAGGHRHGPEITQNLNIAAASPVNLTFVPHLVPMVRGIEATLYARELEPGRDLEAIYARRYADEPFVDPMPAGSHPETRTVRGSNLCRIAVTRQGDTGVVVVQSVIDNLVKGAAGQAVQNMNLMLGLDESLGLDAVALLP, from the coding sequence ATGTTTAAGGTTGGAATCGTTGGTGGTACCGGTTACACCGGTGCCGAGCTGCTGCGCATCCTGGCGCGTCACCCCGAGGTGGAGATCGCGGTCATCACCTCGCGCGGCGAGGCCGGGCTGCCGGTCGCCGAGCTTTTCCCCCATCTGCGCGGTCATGTCGATCTGTGCTTCAGCGCGCCCGACGCCGAGACCCTCGGCGGCTGCGATCTGGTGTTCTTCGCCACCCCCAATGGCACGGCGATGAAGCTGGTGCCGGAGCTGCTGGCGCGCGGGACCCGGGTGGTCGATCTCGCCGCCGACTTCCGCATCAAGGACGTCGCCGAGTGGGAGCGCTGGTACGGGATGTCGCATGCCTGTCCCGAGCTGGTGGCCGAGGCCGTCTACGGCCTGCCCGAGGTCAATCGTGCGGCGATCCGCGAGGCGCGGTTGGTGGCCAATCCTGGTTGCTACCCGACTGCGGTGACGCTGGGTCTGCTGCCGTTGCTCGAGGCCGGCGTGGTCGATCCGTCGTGGCTGATCGCCGACGGTAAATCAGGGGTCAGCGGCGCCGGGCGCAAGGCCAATGTCGGTCAGCTGATGGCTGAGGTCGGCGAGAGCTTCAAGGCCTATGCCGCCGGTGGTCATCGCCACGGCCCGGAGATCACCCAGAACCTGAACATTGCCGCCGCCTCGCCGGTCAATCTCACCTTCGTGCCCCATCTGGTGCCGATGGTGCGCGGTATCGAGGCGACGCTCTATGCCCGCGAACTCGAGCCGGGTCGGGACCTTGAGGCGATCTACGCGCGCCGCTATGCCGATGAGCCCTTCGTCGACCCGATGCCGGCCGGCTCGCACCCCGAGACCCGCACCGTACGTGGCTCCAACCTGTGCCGTATCGCCGTCACCCGTCAGGGCGACACGGGGGTGGTCGTGGTCCAGTCGGTGATCGACAACCTGGTCAAGGGCGCGGCCGGTCAAGCGGTGCAGAACATGAACCTGATGCTCGGACTCGACGAGTCGCTCGGACTCGACGCCGTGGCGTTGCTGCCCTGA
- a CDS encoding propionyl-CoA synthetase encodes MDYQSVYKHSMKDPEAFWAEAASLIDWDKPWDKVLDDSNKPFYRWFSGAMMNTCYNAVDRHVIAGRGDQAAIIHDSPVTGSKRVITYAELQQQVARMAGALQAQGVTKGDRVIIYMPMVAEALIAMLGCARIGAIHSVVFGGFSSHELATRIDDAKPKMIVAASCGIEPNRVVHYKPLLDEAIELSTHKPEHCLVLQRPEEPGTLVEGRDLGWAEALAAAEPADCVSVAATDPLYILYTSGTTGQPKGVVRDNGGHAVALAWSMGNIYDVQPGEVFWAASDVGWVVGHSYIVYAPLLRGCTTVVYEGKPVGTPDAGAFWRVIEEHKVKVLFTAPTAFRAIKGADPKAEHLGRYDTSSLSALFLAGERCDPDTLHWAEDILKRPVIDHWWQTETGWAIAANCIGIEQLPVKAGSPTCAVPGYDIQVLDDEGEPVKPGNIGRIMVKLPLPPGCLSTLWGNDTRYVQSYLSAEPGYYLTGDAGYLDEDGYVFVMSRIDDIINVAGHRLSTGAMEGVLASHPDVAECAVIGAADELKGELPLGLVVLKSGVERDLDTIKKELVKLVREQIGPVAAFKTVAVVERLPKTRSGKILRGTMKAIADGTTYKQPATIDDPSILDEITSSLSAIGYGRHD; translated from the coding sequence ATGGACTATCAGAGCGTCTACAAGCATTCGATGAAAGACCCCGAGGCCTTCTGGGCGGAGGCGGCCAGCCTCATCGACTGGGACAAGCCGTGGGACAAGGTGCTTGACGACTCCAACAAGCCCTTCTACCGCTGGTTCAGTGGCGCGATGATGAACACCTGCTACAACGCGGTGGACCGTCATGTGATCGCCGGTCGCGGCGACCAGGCGGCGATCATCCACGACAGCCCGGTGACCGGCAGCAAGCGGGTGATCACCTACGCCGAGCTGCAGCAGCAGGTCGCGCGGATGGCCGGCGCGCTGCAGGCGCAGGGCGTCACCAAGGGCGATCGGGTGATCATCTACATGCCGATGGTGGCCGAGGCGCTGATCGCCATGCTCGGCTGCGCGCGCATCGGCGCCATCCACTCGGTGGTGTTCGGCGGCTTCTCCTCGCACGAGCTGGCCACCCGCATCGATGACGCCAAGCCGAAGATGATCGTCGCCGCCTCCTGCGGCATCGAACCCAACCGCGTGGTGCACTACAAGCCGCTGCTCGACGAGGCGATCGAACTCTCCACCCACAAGCCCGAGCACTGCCTCGTGCTGCAGCGCCCCGAGGAGCCCGGCACCCTGGTCGAGGGTCGCGACCTCGGCTGGGCCGAGGCGCTCGCCGCCGCCGAGCCGGCCGACTGCGTCTCGGTGGCCGCCACCGACCCGCTCTACATCCTCTACACCTCCGGCACCACCGGCCAGCCCAAAGGCGTGGTGCGCGACAACGGCGGTCACGCCGTGGCGCTGGCCTGGAGCATGGGTAACATCTACGACGTCCAGCCCGGCGAAGTATTCTGGGCCGCCTCCGACGTCGGCTGGGTGGTGGGTCACTCCTACATCGTCTATGCCCCGCTGCTGCGCGGCTGCACCACCGTGGTCTACGAGGGCAAGCCGGTCGGCACCCCGGATGCCGGCGCCTTCTGGCGGGTGATCGAGGAGCACAAGGTCAAGGTGCTGTTCACCGCCCCGACCGCCTTCCGCGCGATCAAGGGCGCCGACCCCAAGGCCGAGCATCTCGGGCGCTACGACACCAGCTCGCTGAGCGCGCTGTTCCTCGCCGGTGAGCGCTGCGACCCCGACACCCTGCACTGGGCCGAGGACATCCTCAAGCGCCCGGTGATCGACCACTGGTGGCAGACCGAGACCGGCTGGGCGATCGCGGCCAACTGCATCGGTATCGAACAGCTCCCGGTCAAGGCCGGCTCGCCGACCTGCGCCGTCCCCGGCTACGACATCCAGGTGCTCGACGACGAGGGCGAGCCGGTCAAGCCGGGCAACATCGGCCGCATCATGGTGAAGCTGCCGCTGCCGCCCGGTTGCCTGTCGACCCTGTGGGGCAATGACACCCGCTACGTCCAGTCCTACCTCTCGGCCGAGCCGGGCTACTACCTCACCGGCGACGCCGGCTATCTCGACGAGGACGGCTACGTCTTCGTCATGAGCCGTATCGACGACATCATCAACGTCGCCGGTCACCGGCTCTCGACTGGCGCGATGGAGGGCGTGCTCGCCTCACACCCGGATGTCGCCGAGTGCGCGGTGATCGGCGCCGCCGACGAACTCAAGGGCGAGCTGCCGCTCGGCCTGGTGGTGCTCAAGTCCGGGGTCGAGCGCGATCTCGACACGATCAAGAAGGAGCTGGTCAAACTGGTGCGCGAGCAGATCGGTCCGGTCGCGGCGTTCAAGACCGTTGCCGTGGTCGAGCGCCTGCCCAAGACCCGCTCGGGCAAGATCCTGCGCGGCACCATGAAGGCGATCGCCGACGGCACCACCTACAAGCAACCGGCAACCATCGACGACCCCTCGATCCTCGACGAGATCACCAGCTCGCTCAGCGCCATCGGCTACGGCCGTCACGACTGA
- the hemL gene encoding glutamate-1-semialdehyde 2,1-aminomutase produces the protein MSRSHELFEAAQRHIPGGVNSPVRAFRGVGGDPVFFERAEGAYAYDADGKRYVDYVGSWGPMILGHAHPEVLGAVEERMRKGLSFGAPTEVETQMADTVCELVPSMEMVRMVSSGTEATMSALRLARGYTGRDKVVKFEGCYHGHVDSLLVKAGSGALTFGEPNSPGVPAALAELTITLPYNDIEAVRETFAEIGSEIACIIVEPVAGNMNCIPPLPGFLEGLREVCTEHGAVLIFDEVMSGFRVSLGGAQGHFGVTPDLTTLGKVIGGGMPVGAFGGKREIMEHVSPVGPVYQAGTLSGNPIAMAAGLKTLELISEPGFYDRLTATTSELLAGLRERAAAAGVPFTTNQAGAMFGLFFSAEPVTGFDQATACNQDHFKAFFHGMLERGVYLAPSSFEAGFVSIKHGEAEIQATLDAAAEVFAEIAG, from the coding sequence ATGAGCCGATCCCATGAACTCTTCGAAGCCGCGCAGCGCCACATCCCCGGCGGCGTCAACTCGCCGGTGCGCGCGTTCCGAGGCGTCGGTGGCGACCCGGTGTTCTTCGAGCGCGCCGAGGGCGCCTATGCCTACGATGCCGACGGCAAGCGCTATGTCGACTACGTCGGCTCCTGGGGCCCGATGATCCTCGGTCACGCCCACCCCGAGGTGCTCGGCGCAGTCGAGGAGCGGATGCGTAAGGGGCTGTCCTTCGGCGCCCCGACCGAGGTCGAGACCCAGATGGCCGACACCGTCTGCGAGCTGGTGCCGAGCATGGAGATGGTGCGCATGGTCAGCTCCGGCACCGAGGCGACGATGAGCGCGCTGCGCCTGGCGCGCGGCTACACCGGTCGCGACAAGGTGGTGAAGTTCGAGGGCTGCTACCACGGTCACGTCGACTCGCTGCTGGTCAAGGCCGGCTCCGGCGCCCTGACCTTCGGTGAGCCCAACTCCCCCGGCGTCCCCGCCGCACTCGCCGAGCTGACCATCACCCTGCCCTACAACGACATCGAAGCGGTGCGCGAGACCTTCGCCGAGATCGGCTCCGAGATCGCCTGCATCATCGTCGAGCCGGTCGCCGGCAACATGAACTGCATCCCGCCGCTGCCGGGTTTCCTCGAGGGTCTGCGCGAGGTCTGCACCGAGCACGGCGCGGTGCTGATCTTCGACGAGGTGATGAGCGGCTTTCGCGTCTCGCTCGGCGGCGCCCAGGGCCACTTCGGCGTCACCCCCGATCTCACCACCCTCGGCAAGGTCATCGGCGGCGGCATGCCGGTCGGCGCCTTCGGCGGCAAGCGCGAGATCATGGAGCACGTCTCCCCGGTCGGCCCGGTCTACCAGGCCGGCACCCTCTCGGGTAACCCGATCGCCATGGCCGCGGGCCTCAAGACCCTCGAGCTGATCAGCGAGCCGGGCTTCTACGACCGTCTCACCGCGACCACCAGCGAGCTGCTCGCCGGCCTGCGCGAGCGCGCCGCGGCCGCCGGGGTGCCCTTCACCACCAACCAGGCGGGCGCCATGTTCGGCCTGTTCTTCAGCGCCGAGCCGGTCACCGGCTTCGACCAGGCGACCGCCTGCAACCAGGACCACTTCAAGGCCTTCTTCCACGGCATGCTCGAGCGTGGTGTCTATCTCGCACCCTCGTCCTTCGAGGCCGGCTTCGTCTCGATCAAGCACGGCGAGGCCGAGATCCAGGCCACCCTCGACGCCGCCGCCGAGGTGTTCGCCGAGATCGCCGGCTGA
- the prpB gene encoding methylisocitrate lyase yields MSDTMTAGARLRLAVQEESPLQIIGAINAYHAMMAERTGYRAIYLSGGGVAAGSYGLPDLGMTSLDNVLEDVRRITDATQTPLLVDADTGWGGAFNIARTVRLLNQAGAAGCHIEDQVAAKRCGHRPGKAIVSQAEMVDRIKAAVDARRDDFVIMARTDALAVEGMDAAIERAVACVEAGADMIFPEAMTELEQYRQFTAAVDVPVLANITEFGATPLFKTTELAEVGVSMVLYPLSAFRAMNKAALNVYQAIRNDGTQAGVVDTMQTRMELYDYLGYHAFEQKLDALFEQSKPE; encoded by the coding sequence ATGAGCGACACCATGACGGCCGGCGCACGACTGCGACTCGCGGTCCAGGAAGAGAGCCCCCTGCAGATCATCGGCGCGATCAACGCCTATCACGCGATGATGGCCGAGCGTACCGGCTACCGCGCCATCTATCTCTCCGGCGGCGGTGTCGCCGCGGGTTCCTACGGCCTGCCCGACCTGGGCATGACCAGCCTCGACAACGTGCTGGAGGACGTGCGCCGCATCACCGACGCCACCCAGACCCCGCTGCTGGTCGATGCCGACACCGGCTGGGGTGGCGCCTTCAACATCGCCCGCACCGTGCGCCTGCTCAACCAGGCCGGCGCCGCCGGTTGCCACATCGAGGACCAGGTCGCGGCCAAGCGCTGCGGTCACCGCCCGGGCAAGGCGATCGTCTCGCAGGCCGAGATGGTCGATCGCATCAAGGCTGCGGTCGACGCGCGTCGTGACGACTTCGTGATCATGGCCCGCACCGACGCGCTCGCCGTCGAGGGCATGGACGCGGCCATCGAGCGCGCCGTGGCCTGTGTCGAGGCCGGCGCCGACATGATCTTCCCCGAGGCGATGACCGAGCTGGAGCAGTACCGTCAGTTCACTGCCGCGGTCGACGTCCCGGTGCTCGCCAACATCACCGAGTTCGGCGCCACCCCGCTGTTCAAGACCACCGAGCTGGCCGAGGTCGGCGTCTCCATGGTGCTCTACCCGCTGTCGGCCTTCCGCGCCATGAACAAGGCCGCGCTCAACGTCTACCAGGCGATCCGCAACGACGGCACCCAGGCCGGCGTCGTCGACACCATGCAGACCCGCATGGAGCTTTACGACTACCTCGGCTATCACGCCTTCGAGCAGAAGCTCGACGCGCTGTTCGAGCAGAGCAAACCCGAGTAA